A window of Mycolicibacterium fluoranthenivorans contains these coding sequences:
- a CDS encoding IS1380 family transposase — translation MQVSHRFASDSAVFDDGNLVSCAGVVAVMTLAEQTGLSRLLGEKVHISAPRIKSGSANPAPKLATVVAGMVAGADCIDDVDILRSGGMKSLFDGVYAPSTVGTLLREFTFGHARQLESVLREHLVALCGRVDLLPNAAEQRVFIDIDSLLRPVYGHAKQGASYGHTKIAGKQILRKGLSPLATTISTASSAPVIAGMRLRAGKANSGKGAARMVAQAISTARAAGASGKILVRGDSAYGNRKVVAACVRAGAQFSLVMTRNPAIDRALAAIDDDAWTPVSYPGAVQDPDTGAWISDAEVAEIPYTAFASTPDAITARLVVRRVKDARYPDALFPVWRYHPFLTNTDLPVTEADVTHRQHAIIETVFADLIDGALAHIPSGRFGANSAWVLCAAIAHNLLRAAGVLAGERHGRARGSTLRRRIVNVPARLARPQRRPALHLPSRWPWSKAWLALWRSIIGHSPPQRAIP, via the coding sequence GTGCAAGTTTCGCATAGGTTCGCCTCGGATTCAGCGGTGTTCGACGATGGCAATCTCGTGTCGTGTGCCGGTGTGGTTGCGGTGATGACGTTGGCCGAGCAGACCGGGCTTTCGCGCTTGCTCGGCGAGAAGGTCCACATCAGCGCGCCGCGGATAAAGTCCGGGTCGGCGAACCCGGCACCGAAGCTGGCCACCGTGGTCGCAGGCATGGTTGCCGGTGCGGACTGCATCGATGACGTCGACATCCTGCGCAGCGGCGGGATGAAGTCGCTCTTCGACGGCGTGTACGCACCGTCGACGGTGGGAACGTTGCTGCGGGAGTTCACCTTCGGTCACGCCCGCCAGTTGGAGTCGGTGCTGCGCGAGCACCTGGTGGCGTTGTGCGGCCGGGTCGACCTGCTCCCCAACGCCGCCGAACAACGGGTGTTCATCGACATCGACTCGTTGCTGCGCCCGGTCTACGGCCACGCCAAACAAGGCGCCTCCTACGGGCACACCAAGATCGCCGGCAAGCAGATCCTGCGCAAGGGACTGTCCCCGCTCGCCACCACGATCAGCACCGCGTCCTCGGCTCCGGTGATCGCCGGGATGCGGCTCCGCGCCGGAAAGGCCAACTCGGGCAAGGGTGCCGCACGGATGGTCGCCCAAGCCATCAGCACCGCCCGCGCCGCCGGTGCCAGCGGGAAGATCCTGGTCCGCGGCGACTCGGCCTACGGCAACCGCAAGGTGGTCGCCGCGTGTGTCCGCGCAGGCGCCCAGTTCTCGCTGGTGATGACCCGCAACCCGGCCATCGACCGCGCGTTGGCCGCCATCGACGACGACGCGTGGACACCGGTGTCCTACCCCGGAGCGGTCCAAGATCCCGATACGGGGGCCTGGATCTCCGATGCCGAAGTCGCCGAAATCCCCTACACCGCATTCGCATCCACCCCCGATGCGATCACCGCCCGCCTGGTCGTGCGCCGCGTCAAAGACGCCCGCTACCCCGACGCGCTGTTCCCGGTGTGGCGGTATCACCCGTTCCTGACCAACACCGACCTGCCGGTCACCGAGGCCGACGTCACCCACCGCCAGCACGCGATCATCGAGACCGTGTTCGCCGATCTGATCGACGGAGCGTTGGCGCACATCCCGTCGGGCCGGTTCGGCGCGAACTCCGCCTGGGTGCTGTGCGCGGCGATCGCCCACAACCTGCTGCGCGCCGCCGGAGTCCTCGCCGGAGAACGTCACGGCCGAGCGCGGGGATCGACGCTGCGCCGCCGCATCGTCAACGTGCCAGCCCGACTGGCCCGTCCACAGCGCCGACCAGCCCTGCACCTACCTAGCCGCTGGCCCTGGTCGAAGGCCTGGCTTGCCCTGTGGCGCAGCATCATCGGACACAGCCCACCACAACGCGCGATCCCCTGA
- a CDS encoding LLM class flavin-dependent oxidoreductase translates to MKLGFLLPTMHSLDVNRMALDAAVRLGVDDVWVLDHMMGLTHPAVWPLFPASQALPDPDALLDPFCLAAALGPITDVPLGVCVTDATRRRGGDLARASLTLHDICNGGFILGLGSGEAESILPFGYDYGAPVGNVECALRELRSMLDHGQMPDGVGRTGLSRDGAKGVPQVWVAAQQPRMLRLTGTYADGWLPLPSSIESYREQHNVIKTAAAKAGRPAPVASLVPATIFGDSREHVMQTLDQVPVARLIAYYLPAATWRKYGLDHPGGPDCRGQSDIIPHAVDAEQLIEIARKIPVELVEELVWLGNADEIAERIAPFAEAGATHLMLGDVTGTTYAPEESARVLGDQLPRLKTLLAEI, encoded by the coding sequence GTGAAACTTGGCTTCTTGCTGCCCACAATGCATTCGCTGGACGTCAACCGCATGGCGCTGGACGCCGCTGTGCGGCTAGGAGTGGACGACGTATGGGTACTTGACCACATGATGGGTCTGACACATCCCGCTGTATGGCCGTTGTTCCCTGCCTCCCAAGCGCTTCCCGACCCCGACGCGCTGCTGGACCCTTTTTGCCTTGCTGCGGCGCTCGGACCTATCACCGATGTCCCTCTCGGTGTGTGCGTCACCGATGCCACGCGGCGCCGCGGCGGTGACCTCGCGCGCGCCTCGCTCACGCTGCACGACATCTGCAACGGCGGCTTCATTCTTGGCCTCGGCTCCGGCGAAGCCGAGTCGATCTTGCCGTTTGGATACGACTATGGGGCTCCCGTGGGCAATGTCGAATGTGCACTTCGCGAGTTGAGGTCGATGCTCGACCACGGTCAGATGCCCGATGGTGTCGGACGCACGGGGCTGTCCCGCGACGGCGCCAAGGGGGTCCCCCAGGTGTGGGTCGCCGCTCAACAACCACGCATGCTGCGGCTCACGGGTACCTACGCTGACGGCTGGTTGCCACTGCCCAGCAGTATCGAGTCGTACCGAGAACAACACAACGTCATCAAAACGGCCGCTGCGAAGGCAGGCCGTCCCGCTCCTGTTGCATCGCTGGTGCCCGCCACTATCTTTGGTGACTCCCGTGAGCACGTCATGCAGACTCTCGACCAGGTTCCGGTCGCGCGATTGATCGCCTATTATCTGCCTGCGGCGACATGGCGCAAGTACGGCTTGGACCATCCCGGCGGGCCCGACTGCCGCGGCCAGTCTGACATCATCCCGCACGCTGTTGACGCCGAGCAGCTCATCGAGATCGCCCGCAAAATCCCGGTCGAACTGGTCGAGGAACTTGTATGGCTCGGTAATGCCGACGAAATCGCCGAGCGTATAGCACCATTCGCCGAAGCTGGCGCAACGCACCTGATGCTCGGCGACGTCACCGGAACGACCTATGCGCCTGAGGAATCAGCCAGGGTACTCGGCGACCAGCTTCCACGACTAAAGACTCTGCTCGCCGAAATCTGA
- a CDS encoding TetR/AcrR family transcriptional regulator: MTTDNQRGRPGRRALLDVEQVITAALAVLDADGLEAVTFRRVSADLGVSHMTLYGYFDSKEALLEALVAHTIAVPSIRTTEKAPWDEVLFKAIEDLRQTLVTRPGIAEVLITQELKGSWVAEVRESLLNILRSGGYNEHQAIDGISIIFNYLLGAVMIQTKRGQGGSPESFERGLWYLINGIKTDQA, translated from the coding sequence ATGACGACGGATAATCAGCGGGGACGTCCAGGGCGTCGGGCACTCCTGGACGTCGAGCAGGTGATCACTGCGGCGCTCGCCGTCCTCGACGCGGATGGCTTGGAGGCCGTGACGTTTCGTCGCGTCAGTGCCGACCTCGGCGTCAGTCATATGACGTTGTATGGGTATTTCGACTCGAAGGAAGCACTACTCGAAGCACTCGTCGCCCACACCATCGCGGTGCCATCAATTCGAACCACTGAGAAAGCACCATGGGATGAAGTGCTCTTCAAGGCCATTGAGGATCTTCGCCAGACGTTAGTCACCCGCCCTGGCATCGCCGAAGTTCTGATCACGCAGGAATTGAAAGGCTCCTGGGTTGCTGAAGTTCGCGAGAGCCTCCTCAACATTCTGCGCAGCGGCGGCTACAACGAACACCAGGCGATCGACGGAATCAGCATCATCTTCAACTACCTACTCGGCGCCGTCATGATTCAGACGAAACGCGGACAAGGCGGGTCACCAGAATCATTCGAACGCGGCCTGTGGTACTTGATCAACGGCATCAAGACCGACCAGGCGTAG
- a CDS encoding dienelactone hydrolase family protein translates to MARTKKLFAALTRRGPHRVLRGDLAFAGLPGVVYTPESGLGLPGLAFGHDWLTGADRYAGTLEHLASWGIVAAAPDTEKSLAPSVLNAAFDLGTALDIIAGVRLGPGKISVHPDKLAVAGHGFGGSAAVFAAAGMQGRLKAAAALFPAASSPPAEQPAAGLTLPGLILRAPSDGTAIRSNADALAGAWRTATTRTVSKAEPGGLVEGRRLSRLVGLPGADRGTQKAVRALLTGYLLFVLGGDKTYREFADPEVTLPKTAPIDPEAVPPTLEDKVVALLKG, encoded by the coding sequence GTGGCCAGGACGAAGAAACTATTCGCTGCGCTGACCCGGCGCGGCCCGCATCGTGTACTCCGCGGCGACCTGGCCTTTGCCGGTCTGCCGGGCGTGGTCTACACCCCTGAATCGGGGCTGGGCCTGCCCGGCCTGGCGTTCGGGCACGACTGGCTGACCGGCGCCGACCGGTATGCGGGCACCCTGGAGCATCTCGCGTCCTGGGGCATCGTGGCGGCGGCACCCGATACCGAGAAGTCCTTGGCCCCGTCCGTGCTCAACGCCGCGTTCGACTTGGGCACCGCGCTCGACATCATCGCCGGGGTGCGCCTGGGACCGGGCAAGATCAGCGTCCATCCGGACAAGCTGGCCGTGGCCGGGCACGGTTTCGGCGGATCCGCGGCGGTGTTCGCCGCGGCCGGTATGCAGGGCAGGCTCAAAGCCGCAGCCGCCCTGTTCCCGGCCGCATCCAGCCCGCCGGCCGAGCAGCCGGCCGCCGGGCTGACGCTGCCCGGGCTGATCCTGCGGGCGCCGTCCGACGGCACCGCCATCCGTTCCAATGCCGACGCGTTGGCCGGCGCGTGGCGCACCGCGACGACGCGCACGGTGTCCAAGGCCGAACCCGGCGGGCTCGTGGAGGGTCGGCGCCTGAGCAGGCTGGTCGGCCTGCCCGGTGCCGATCGGGGCACGCAGAAGGCGGTGCGGGCGCTGTTGACCGGCTACCTGCTGTTCGTGCTGGGCGGCGACAAGACCTACCGGGAGTTCGCCGACCCGGAGGTCACGCTGCCCAAGACCGCACCGATCGACCCGGAAGCCGTCCCGCCGACGCTGGAGGACAAGGTCGTCGCCCTACTCAAGGGCTGA
- the glmS gene encoding glutamine--fructose-6-phosphate transaminase (isomerizing), translated as MCGIVGYVGRRPACGIVVDALRRMEYRGYDSSGVALLDGDGGLVVRRRAGRLANLEEAVAETDAALLAGTTGMGHTRWATHGRPTDRNAHPHRDADGKFAVVHNGIIENFAALRTELEAVGVEFASDTDSEVTVHLVAHAYREGPTAGDFVGSVLSVLRRLEGHFTLVFASAEEPGTIVAARRSTPLVVGVGDGEMFVGSDVAAFIEHTRDAVELGQDQAVVITADGYRVTDFAGEDQTASARTFHIDWDLSAAEKGGYDYFMLKEIAEQPAAVADTLLGHFVDGRIVLDEQRLSDQELREVDKVFIVACGTAYHSGLLAKYAIEHWTRLPVEVELASEFRYRDPVLDRSTLVIAISQSGETADTLEAVRHAKEQKAKVLAICNTNGSQIPREADAVLYTRAGPEIGVASTKTFLAQVAANYLVGLALAQARGTKYPDEVAREYHDLEAMADQVARVLTCMEPVRELARRFARSSAVLFLGRHVGYPVALEGALKLKELAYMHAEGFAAGELKHGPIALIEDDLPVIVVMPSPKNSATLHAKLLSNIREIQARGAVTIVIAEEGDDTVAPYADHLIEIPAVSTLYQPLLSTIPMQVFAAGVAQARGYDVDKPRNLAKSVTVE; from the coding sequence ATGTGTGGAATCGTCGGTTACGTCGGACGGCGCCCTGCCTGCGGGATCGTGGTCGACGCGTTGCGGCGGATGGAATACCGGGGCTATGACTCCTCGGGTGTCGCCCTGCTCGACGGCGACGGCGGTCTGGTGGTGCGGCGCCGAGCCGGCCGGCTGGCCAATCTGGAGGAAGCCGTCGCCGAGACGGATGCGGCGCTGCTCGCCGGTACGACGGGGATGGGGCACACCCGGTGGGCCACTCATGGCCGGCCCACCGACCGCAATGCGCATCCGCACCGGGATGCCGACGGCAAATTCGCCGTCGTGCACAACGGCATCATCGAGAACTTCGCGGCGCTGCGCACCGAGCTGGAAGCCGTCGGCGTCGAGTTCGCCAGCGACACCGACTCCGAGGTGACCGTGCATCTGGTCGCCCACGCCTACCGCGAGGGCCCCACCGCCGGGGACTTCGTGGGCTCGGTGCTGTCGGTGCTGCGACGGCTCGAAGGGCATTTCACGCTGGTGTTCGCCAGCGCCGAAGAACCCGGCACCATCGTCGCGGCCCGCCGGTCCACCCCGCTGGTGGTCGGGGTGGGGGACGGCGAGATGTTCGTCGGTTCCGATGTCGCCGCGTTCATCGAGCACACCCGCGACGCCGTCGAACTGGGGCAGGACCAGGCGGTCGTGATCACCGCTGACGGGTATCGGGTCACCGACTTCGCCGGCGAGGACCAGACCGCGAGTGCCCGCACGTTTCATATCGACTGGGACCTGAGCGCCGCCGAGAAGGGTGGCTACGACTACTTCATGCTCAAGGAGATCGCCGAGCAGCCCGCCGCGGTCGCCGACACCCTGCTCGGTCATTTCGTCGACGGTCGCATCGTGCTCGACGAGCAGCGCCTGTCCGATCAGGAACTGCGCGAGGTCGACAAGGTCTTCATCGTCGCCTGCGGTACTGCCTACCATTCCGGACTTCTGGCCAAGTACGCCATCGAACACTGGACCCGGCTGCCGGTCGAGGTCGAGCTCGCCAGCGAATTCCGGTACCGCGACCCGGTTCTGGACCGCAGCACGCTGGTGATCGCCATCTCGCAGTCGGGTGAGACGGCCGACACGCTCGAAGCGGTGCGGCACGCCAAGGAGCAGAAGGCCAAAGTGCTGGCCATCTGCAACACCAACGGCAGCCAGATCCCGCGCGAGGCCGACGCGGTGCTCTACACGCGTGCCGGTCCGGAGATCGGAGTGGCGTCCACCAAGACGTTCCTGGCGCAGGTGGCCGCGAATTATCTTGTCGGACTTGCCCTTGCGCAAGCACGGGGGACCAAGTACCCCGACGAGGTGGCCCGCGAGTACCACGATCTGGAGGCGATGGCCGATCAGGTCGCCCGAGTGTTGACCTGCATGGAACCGGTGCGCGAGCTTGCCCGCCGGTTCGCGCGGTCGTCGGCGGTGCTGTTCCTCGGCCGGCACGTCGGTTACCCGGTGGCGCTGGAAGGTGCGCTCAAGCTCAAGGAGCTGGCGTACATGCACGCCGAAGGTTTTGCCGCCGGTGAACTCAAGCACGGACCCATCGCGCTGATCGAGGACGATCTGCCGGTGATCGTGGTGATGCCGTCGCCGAAGAACTCGGCCACCCTGCACGCCAAGCTGCTCAGCAATATCCGCGAGATCCAGGCCCGCGGCGCGGTGACCATCGTCATCGCCGAGGAGGGCGATGACACCGTGGCGCCGTATGCCGACCACCTGATCGAAATCCCGGCAGTGTCAACGCTTTACCAGCCGCTGCTGTCGACGATTCCGATGCAGGTGTTCGCGGCGGGGGTGGCGCAGGCGCGCGGCTACGACGTGGACAAGCCGCGCAACCTGGCCAAGTCGGTGACGGTCGAGTAG